CTCTCAGCTGCATGGAGAAGCCACTCTTTCTTCAATGCATCAGGAAGTTTGCTTTCAATTGACTTAGTCACTAGAGGGTTCTTTAAAGCACCAGTGTCACCAAGGTCCCTCAGGTCTTCAAGAGCTTTCTCAACAGCTTGGATGAGCTCAACAATTTTCTTTGGCTGGTGGCTTTTGACAGCTGGAAGCCTCTGCAGTTCCTCGACTATCTCAATGGCGATTGCAGTTTGGCTTCCAAACCGATTCTGCAGCACACGGAAGATGTCTTCTGCCGTGTTATAAGTTGTCAAGCGAAGATCTCTCATTATTCTCTCATCCAAACTGTCAAGTAGCTGGAACTTTTTGACTTCTTTTGACCCAGTTGGTTCCCCTTGCATCTGGAGGGCCTCCCAGTCTCTTCTCCAGCGGTGAAAGTCACGCTTGATGCCAGTGAATTTAGGGAGGGAGGTTGGCTTCAGTCTTATGACTGATGTTGGGTAGCTGTTAAGAGCTGCAGTCACAACCTTTCCAGCATCTTCTTCAGCTTTTGCTTGAATAAAATCTGCTTTTCTTGACATTAACTTGGGAATAGCCTGCTCAAGCTGACGCATGCGCCACTGGAAGTCTTTCTGCTCAGCAGGAGGGGCCCAACACTTCCACTGCTTATGCAGCTCTTTTGCCTTTTTGACCAGTCTCTCCAGGTAGTCGAACATGAAGTTGAAGGCCTCCTTGTTTCCACTGAGCTCGAAGGACGCCACACACTCTactttctcctctgctgcctttACTGCCATAGTCAGTTCCTCTTCTCCAAAGTTGGCCCAGAGTGTCTTTTGGATGAGGTCCTTCACCTCCTTCAGTTTCGTTTCACACTCACTTGCAGTTTTTTCAATATCGGCCTTTTGCTGCTCACTCAACGCAGGACCTCCTTCAGCACCTGCATCCGACTCTGCTTCTGCAATACACTGGGCCTCCACATCCTCATTTGCCTCCATGACTTTGTTGGCCTCAATTGTAAGCTTTTTGAAACTGTCTCTGAGCTCCTCTTCAGGCAATATTGCATGCATCCTCACAACATTGTTGGCCAGCCGGGAGAATTGACGCTTCGCCGTCGTTCTGTTGGCTTTAAGCTGCTCCAGTGACTTTGAGTCAGCCATCTTCTTTTACAGCAGAATGGAGTAAGGTGACGTTCAGTATCTCATCAGGCTTCTTCTAGGCCTGGCCGGTCGCTGTTCTGGTTTCTCTTCTCCAGATGCAGCCGGTTTTTCACTGTCAAGTGCCCTCACTGTTGAAAGGTATTGGTGCAGAACTCCCCACTTGAAAGGTAGCTAATCTCGGGAGGATTTCACAGGATTCCACTCATCACACCTTTGctctttttacttctttctttttatttatggaaGTTGGTTGCAATTGTGAATAGTGGtcaggtgaaaaacctttaaacacaaacaaacaccatgttaagaaaatgaaacaagataaaCATACAAATTCTTTATATAACCAGAAATAAACCctgtaaataagcagcaaataattaatcccaaataaataagttaaaccGTATACAGCTATCACcttcaaacatttgatttaacctTATGATTCTAAGATTTTAACTTTGCAATAAATCAGCTCTCCAGGATAAATCCAAATATGTGAtactttaaactgcatttaaccataaaatattttaatttcattcatttaacgtGATCCCAACCATATCACCCAAGTGCTCACCACCAGCAGTGCAACAAGCTCACCGGCTGCATCTCCCCCGAAAGCCcagctctgcacaaacaaatcttGGTAATCTGGTCCAAATCTCAGTCACCTCTCATGCTGCGTgctcccactgctgctctgtagtgattgtgagtgtgtgtgtgactccaaACCCAGCTAATTAACCAACCACCCTCACCTGGTGCACTCAGCCTGCTGCATTCAGCTGCGAGAGGCACTCGACCTGGTGTATCCAGGCTGGAGGGGCGTGGCCCACAGTTCAGCTCCACACCCATTTCGAAgtttactttgacattttttttcactgtccCGGAATTGTCCCAgacaaaatatatttgtgtCCCAGTAGGAATTTTTATGGTCCCCAGGACATCGTTAATTTCAAGCCCTGcttccctttgtctgttttcccgctctttttctgtgtacacctgtgtctcACCAGTTAATTactccctgtgtatttaagcctgtgtttttttctcccctcgctctttgttggttcgtctgttGTCATCCTGCTTTGCCCTAGTCTTCCAGTTGTGTTAGCTGCTTTTGCTGCCCGAGGCCTCGTGTTGtactggtttgtttgttttatttttttggtttgtacttAGTTTAGTTTTGCTTGTGGgttactgttgttttgttgctaccattttttattttagatttcaCACTTGTGTATGTGAATCttggaccaggaccaggacttTACGTCCTATGAACGGTAACGTAAAAAATGTTGATCTATTTTGTCTGTGTTAGTCAAATATACTGTGGATACATGTAATAGACTTCAATAGTCACACTTCCACATTTCcaattttttcccctttatttTAAACAGAATTGTATTTCCCGGCTGAAAAGGCAAAATGATTCACCCCATGGCAGGAAAGTTTCAGGTGTTCAGAAGTggcaaatgtaaaaaatgaaaaacaatacatttattcatctttattcAGTGTACTGTCTTTGAAATACGAGTAGCAAGCACATGATCAGCAATGAAGAAAGACATGATTCTTTGCATTAAGTGCACTTATTTCAaactacatttgttttttcagtctctATCCTTCAAAAAAGAACAGTTTTGATCTTTTTTGTGTAGCTCTTCCAGTGATCAACAAGTACATTGGTTTGACCTGCAAAACATTTGTAATCACATTGACCTAAATCAGACAAGACCACAGCAGAcccaacaagaaaaaaacacctgctGTGAGTGAAATCCGTCCAGCGCTGCTGGTATCTGTATTCCTGTCTGTAGGCTGCCTCTGCTGGCCAGATGTTAGACGGCAGCGCTTCATGTTTCCAGCTGTGTCCCACACCAGCAGCTCTGcctgagcagagcagcagctggatgtGTACCTCGCCCACAGTGGCTCAGATGAGCCCAGTGCCCATTCAGATACATTCAGAGGTGGGTCCCCTTTCTCTAATCTGGACgtgtggtggtgatggtggtggtggtggcctCCACTGGCCACCTTATCCTTGTGTTCCTCTACCTGGCTGTCCTCTGTGGGTGGGGGACTGTGGAATAAAGTCAGGATGCCTTCACCTTTCTGTAGCTGGAGGGCAGCGAGACCAGAGCGCCCCCTGTCTGACACAGCCAGAGATACACTCCAGCGAGACTCGTTGCAAATAGAGGGACAGGTAGACTGTACTTGTGCAGCGGAGCAGGATGGTGGGGACGTGTCAGGATCCTAAAAGAGAAAGAGCAAGTGATGTCAGTGCGGTACAAAGAAAAAGCACTGGTAACCTCtgtataaaacaataaaagtagATTTAAAATGGATTATATTCCATTAGGTTCAGTTCTTTCTCACCGGGGGAATCACAGTTAAGTAGGCCACTGCGTAATTTGAGTCAGGAGAGTCAAGAGCACGCACAGTAAGTGTAAGGCTAACAGTAGCTCCTGCCTGAGCTGTGGCAGGAGTGTGGAGGTCCACCTGACCATGGAAAGATCCATGTTCTGCAACAAATAACCTGAAGGACAGAAGCTCAGACTTAAAGAGGTAGTATGAAATTTTCTTTTGTAAATCAACATTCATTTGACTGTGCATGATGTAAAGACATACAGCATAAGGAAATTAAATGGCAAGATAAGAGTCCTGCTGTTCATTAGTAGCTCTGCAAGATTTGCTTTGTTCAGTTTAGTGTCCGGTCTACCTGTGAGGTCCTCTCTTCTGAAGGTATCCACAGTCGTCATCAGCCGTCAGATTGAAGAGTCGGGCCGGGCCATGATTCAGGATGTCAAACTGGACCATTGTGCTGTGACCAGGTACCAGGCGGGGGACAGACGACACCTGAGGAGATAGAGACACACAAACTATGAAGGTGAGGAAGCCCACTGGTTACATTTTATGCAACTTAGAAATAAATGCATATCTTCAAAGAGAAAAGCAAAGGCCAAATATCACATAGAATTCATCTCAAGCTCTTTTACAAACCCATCCAAATTTTGCAatgcagtaaatgtaaatacattctCTATGTCTATGCCTTCTAGTATCACATTTAATAACTACCAAATAGATAAACCATCAGATATTTGTGATGcttttaacaaatattttgctgctgctgctggaaatcaATTTGACATACTGTACTCAGGTTCTGCTTTTACCAGTCAGCTGCTGCCTAACTTCACTTCCTCTGTTGTTAAGGAGGCACTTCAAGGTGTGGAGATCACGAAAGCAACTGGGGAGGATAAACTATACCCATAGTTTTTAAAGGCTCTGTgctccatttatttctgatgaAATTACTTATCTTTTTAAGCTATCTACCAGTTCAGAGGGTAGCATGTGTCTTGTTCAGCATCACGATTACCTGTATCTGAACATGTGTGGGCTGAACCATCTCTGTGGAAACCCTCTCCAGCCTGTTTCCCCTGCTGTCTTGGCCGGTTAGCCGAACACAGAAGGGGACTCTGGGAACAGAATCCACCCATCCCACCAGCTCCTCCACAGAGTAGGTTGATGACAAAGTGGAGGAGTTCAGCTTCACCTGCTGGAGGCTCTCCCCGTCAGCTCCCAGCAGTGTCACGTGACTGAAAGACGCCTCCTCATCTGGAGCCAGGCCTGTCACAGCCAGCACCAGGAAGGCAGAGACACCTaggaaattaaaacaggaagaagCCTGTTTTGCTAAATGGCAGGCATGCTGATGCATCACTTACTATACTAGAAAAAATCACAATCCCTTACCTGCTACTGGACTACCATCCACTCTGGCCAGACCTGGATGTGTCTCATTGGTTACAGTGGCAAAGTAGTACAGGAAATCCACACTGCTGTCACCTGGAGGTGCAGATGGAAAGTATTTATCTCTTCTCAGTACTCGTAGTTACAGAATGACTAATGTACTTGACTAACATGTCCAACATGTTCTTTAACATGTCCAACATGTTCTTTTACCTATTACATTGAATGTGAGGTGTCCGTCACCCTTTGCCTTGAGTCTCCACTGGCCTGGCTGTATGGGAGAGAGCAGGCTGATGCGGTATAGACCCTTGAAGTGCTCCAAAGCTGCCAGAGGGCCTTGCTCATTCAACAGAGACTGGCTTTGGTCTAACAAGGAGAGGAGGGTGAACAACAGGGTTTAATTTATTATCAGTAGTAGTGATAATGGAAGACTGCTGAAACATTTATAGCTTGTATCTACCTAATGTAAGCCCTACTGTACAGTTACCTGATGGGCTGGTAAGGATACACTCTGTAAGGGTGCCAGTGACATGTAGTGTGACATTTTTTACTGAGCTGTCAACTCTGAAGGAATGGGAGGACATCAAGTCTTGGTCACTTTCCACATGGAGGAGGGTCacctgaaggaaagaaaaaaacaaatcttaacaATAAAGGCACATGTTTGAAGAGAAGTGTCTTTCTGTAATTTCTATAATAAAAATGGATCACATGACACAGATAATTATGACCAAACCCAGCAGCTCTACTACCTTCCTAGTActaaagttagcagctagcttaTGAATATAGCGGAGCTTTCAGCATCTAAATAGCCGAATAATTTTTTGCAGGAGTTGGTGGGgaccaaaaacagagccaaAAGGAGAGCAGATATTGGATTACTGCCAATAGGTGGCCAGAAAAAATGACTCTAAATGGATAATAAAGTagctggatgtgtaaacagaCAACTGTAAAAACTTTGTAAGGTGACAATATGCCATCTCACAGCTTGTTTCCGGTGCCTCGGAGTGCCAcacaaagtgtttattttttagacTTTCCTCTgatttgtgcttttgttttgttgtttcactGATGCTTCTGATCTGCCTTCTTTGCCTTGTAAACTTGTTTGATTTGGTTCAACTGAGTGTTTAAAAAGTTCATCACCATCAAATGATCTTCTTGCTGCCGTACCTTGTCGGCGGCTATGTTATCCTCCACGATGGTAGAGACGCTGTGGATGTCAGAGTTGGAGGTGAATATTGTTAATCCTCCTGACAGGGAGGACAGGGATGAGTAGAGAGAGAAACGATCAGGGGACAAAGGTTCCTGACTCctactcctcttcctcctcctccccttcctccctctgctgtctgttgtgTAGCTGGGGTCTTCAGTTAGGAGAAATGTCACCTGTGGGTAAATCAGCCCATAACATGACCAATGGTTGGtcaagattttttaaaaatccatgcTAGAACGCAATTTTTCTAATACTATTCAACTTTTTTGGAACAATGGGaatatctgaaaacaaaaccttgTGTCTGAGATGTTATATTcataaagagaaatacaaatttaaatttACCTTGCTCTGTTTCTCAAGTGCAAGGGCCTTCACCGCATCAAACAAGTGGGCGTCTTTAGGGGAAGCATCAGTGAATACAAAGATGTCTGACAGTGGCGGACTGTGAGTGAGCGCCAGCTGAAAAAGAACACAGCAAGATGGGAAATTGATCACTGTAATTCTCATACTGTGTACGTGTTTATACAAGTTGATCATTTTACCGTGAGTGTTATGAAAGAAGCAGCTTCTAAAGGTACCTGAATGGCAGAGAGGCACATCTCTGGTTCGTCTCCTCCTCCCAGCGCCATCAGGTTCTCCATGTACTGCATAAACTGGTTTGGGTCATTGGTTTCATGCACTGGTCCCACCTCTGCAGAGCACAGCAGAAAGAAATGTTAGTAAGAaaaaattcagctttttctgcaaaatcttgaccattcattctcaTAGTTTTATGCTTTTAAGGCAAGTATTTTCCAGTATATCAAGCAGTTTGTCGAAAATCAtttcagccgtcagcattcacactgtatttttgcaggaaatgcaatttttctagttatctttattattattcaacattatgtGACCAAAATAATacctgttaaaggtgcactatgtagttttggagaagactatttaatatttccaatatcaataaggtaataataaaaaattagaacactgtttgaagctagaaaggtcTGGGTCtgcaaaatataaacaaagtaaa
This is a stretch of genomic DNA from Pagrus major chromosome 2, Pma_NU_1.0. It encodes these proteins:
- the vwa7 gene encoding von Willebrand factor A domain-containing protein 7 is translated as MSQGRGRIWEGRGKHTHLFILAYLLLLALPCTGFLPNFWSRVLTLSWNSHTHQYITEQSILNVTLETLRGTEKHHAEQQTRLSRGFWRAVGEVVKSNAAMDFLDSTKSDPVYHFDSERVDSAMGMLRQFWAQTLLSVRAKEYQSARHSLGQLFHSLQDFYSHSNWVEMGQRFIYLHLLQPDEPAVPVATEDTPTCMECFSLTCRGNLLPKLINPQHDSRLLTTGYFSTFPPKPKGKCSHGGVLDSSRHMGAKGGINKDSTSPLFSPHHYLHMEAAMLATEATLSVLRDLRDTVGHETFLSLFSVKQVPALVFVMDTTGSMFEEITAARLRAHSIIQSQAGSPGQPGTFILVPFHDPEVGPVHETNDPNQFMQYMENLMALGGGDEPEMCLSAIQLALTHSPPLSDIFVFTDASPKDAHLFDAVKALALEKQSKVTFLLTEDPSYTTDSRGRKGRRRKRSRSQEPLSPDRFSLYSSLSSLSGGLTIFTSNSDIHSVSTIVEDNIAADKVTLLHVESDQDLMSSHSFRVDSSVKNVTLHVTGTLTECILTSPSDQSQSLLNEQGPLAALEHFKGLYRISLLSPIQPGQWRLKAKGDGHLTFNVIGDSSVDFLYYFATVTNETHPGLARVDGSPVAGVSAFLVLAVTGLAPDEEASFSHVTLLGADGESLQQVKLNSSTLSSTYSVEELVGWVDSVPRVPFCVRLTGQDSRGNRLERVSTEMVQPTHVQIQVSSVPRLVPGHSTMVQFDILNHGPARLFNLTADDDCGYLQKRGPHRLFVAEHGSFHGQVDLHTPATAQAGATVSLTLTVRALDSPDSNYAVAYLTVIPPDPDTSPPSCSAAQVQSTCPSICNESRWSVSLAVSDRGRSGLAALQLQKGEGILTLFHSPPPTEDSQVEEHKDKVASGGHHHHHHHHTSRLEKGDPPLNVSEWALGSSEPLWARYTSSCCSAQAELLVWDTAGNMKRCRLTSGQQRQPTDRNTDTSSAGRISLTAGVFFLLGLLWSCLI